In one window of Vibrio sp. DW001 DNA:
- the murC gene encoding UDP-N-acetylmuramate--L-alanine ligase yields MTLDHTQDLSKIRAVVPEMRRVKCIHFVGIGGAGMSGIAEVLLNEGYQITGSDLAANQVTERLSSKGAEIFFGHSESNIAKASVVVVSTAITKDNPELVAAKQKRIPVVQRAEMLAELMRFRHGIAVAGTHGKTTTTALVTQIYFEAGMDPTFVNGGLVKSAGTNARLGSSRILIAEADESDASFLYLQPMVSIVTNIEADHMDTYGGDFEVLKQTFIDFLHNLPFYGQAIVCIDDPVVRELIPQISRQVITYGFSDDADVRIENYSQEGQQGKFTVKRKGKAPLHITLNMPGRHNALNASAAIAVATEDDISDEAIMNAMVDTEGTGRRFEHLGEFNTGNGNVMLVDDYGHHPSEVDVTIQAARAGWTDKRLVMIFQPHRYSRTRDLYDDFANVLENVDLLIMLDVYSAGEKPINGADSRALCRTIRSRGKIDPVFVANQNTLPSVLANLMQDGDLILTQGAGDVGKVAKNLAALKLDINDMQSNKSS; encoded by the coding sequence ATGACCCTAGACCATACTCAAGACCTATCAAAAATTAGAGCCGTTGTCCCTGAAATGCGCAGAGTGAAATGTATTCATTTTGTTGGCATCGGGGGAGCTGGGATGAGTGGTATTGCTGAAGTTCTTCTTAACGAAGGCTATCAAATTACTGGTTCTGACCTAGCCGCCAATCAGGTGACTGAGAGATTAAGTAGCAAAGGCGCGGAAATTTTCTTTGGTCATTCCGAATCGAATATTGCAAAAGCGAGTGTTGTCGTTGTTTCTACTGCAATAACAAAAGACAATCCAGAACTTGTAGCCGCGAAGCAAAAGCGTATACCAGTGGTCCAGCGAGCGGAAATGCTTGCCGAACTTATGCGCTTTCGACATGGTATTGCCGTTGCGGGTACACATGGAAAAACAACCACAACCGCGTTGGTTACTCAGATATATTTTGAAGCAGGAATGGACCCTACTTTTGTTAATGGTGGCTTGGTGAAAAGTGCCGGTACTAACGCTCGTCTAGGTTCAAGCCGTATCTTGATTGCAGAAGCAGATGAAAGCGATGCTTCCTTTCTTTATCTTCAACCAATGGTCAGTATTGTGACCAACATAGAAGCTGACCATATGGACACATATGGCGGTGACTTTGAGGTCCTCAAACAGACCTTTATCGATTTTTTACACAATCTTCCCTTTTATGGACAAGCGATTGTTTGTATTGATGATCCTGTCGTACGCGAACTTATTCCACAGATTAGCCGCCAAGTGATTACCTATGGTTTCTCTGACGATGCTGATGTCCGTATAGAGAATTATTCCCAAGAAGGCCAACAAGGCAAGTTTACGGTAAAACGCAAGGGAAAAGCGCCTTTGCATATCACGCTGAATATGCCGGGTAGACACAACGCATTAAATGCGTCAGCTGCGATTGCCGTCGCAACAGAAGATGATATTTCTGATGAAGCAATTATGAATGCGATGGTTGATACGGAAGGAACGGGTCGTCGATTCGAACACTTAGGTGAATTCAACACAGGTAACGGCAATGTAATGCTAGTTGATGATTATGGTCATCACCCAAGTGAAGTCGATGTTACGATTCAAGCTGCACGAGCAGGCTGGACAGATAAACGATTGGTTATGATTTTCCAGCCACATCGCTATAGCCGTACCCGAGATCTATATGACGACTTTGCAAATGTTTTGGAAAATGTGGATCTTCTTATCATGCTTGATGTTTATTCGGCTGGTGAGAAACCAATTAACGGTGCAGATAGCCGAGCCTTGTGTAGGACGATTCGTTCGAGAGGGAAAATCGACCCTGTTTTTGTTGCAAACCAGAATACATTACCGTCGGTATTAGCGAATTTAATGCAAGATGGAGATTTGATTTTAACTCAAGGTGCTGGTGATGTAGGCAAAGTAGCCAAGAATTTGGCAGCACTAAAACTTGATATAAACGACATGCAAAGCAATAAGTCGTCTTAG
- the ftsA gene encoding cell division protein FtsA, translating to MTKNADDNIIVGLDIGTASVSALVGELLPDGQVNIIGAGSSPSRGMDKGGVNDLESVVKSVQRAVDQAELMAECKISSVFISLSGRHIASRIEKGMGTIADEEVSQDDMDRAIHTAKSIKIGEEQRILHVIPQEFTIDYQEGIKNPLGLSGVRMEVSVHLISCHNDMARNIIKAVERCDLKVDQLVFSGLASSNAVITEDERELGVCVVDIGAGTMDVSIWTGGALRHTEVFSYAGNSVTSDIAFAFGTPVGDAEEIKVKYGCALSELVSKDDTVNVPSVGGRPSRILKRQELSGVIEARYAELMGFINQSVNTVQAQLREDGIKHHLAAGIVLTGGASQMEGLVECAERIFGANRVRVGKPIEVSGLTDYVKEPYHSTAVGLLHYAKDSQMNDDGEYSEPKRSSFTSFFSRMRNWIQKEF from the coding sequence ATGACTAAAAATGCAGACGATAATATTATTGTTGGTCTAGATATTGGCACTGCAAGCGTATCTGCATTAGTTGGTGAATTATTACCCGACGGTCAAGTTAACATTATAGGTGCGGGTAGTAGTCCTTCTCGTGGAATGGATAAGGGCGGAGTAAATGATCTAGAATCCGTTGTGAAGTCAGTACAAAGAGCGGTAGACCAAGCCGAGCTTATGGCTGAGTGTAAAATTAGCAGCGTATTTATCTCATTGTCGGGCAGACATATTGCCAGCCGGATAGAAAAAGGAATGGGGACAATCGCTGATGAAGAGGTTTCCCAAGATGACATGGACAGAGCAATTCATACGGCTAAGTCGATTAAAATTGGTGAAGAACAGCGAATTTTACATGTCATACCTCAAGAGTTTACGATTGACTACCAAGAAGGGATTAAAAACCCGTTAGGTTTGTCTGGTGTACGCATGGAAGTTAGCGTTCACTTGATTTCTTGCCATAATGATATGGCAAGAAATATTATAAAAGCCGTTGAGCGATGCGACTTGAAGGTTGATCAACTGGTTTTTTCTGGGTTAGCGTCAAGTAATGCAGTAATTACTGAAGACGAAAGAGAGTTAGGCGTCTGTGTTGTTGATATCGGAGCTGGTACTATGGATGTATCCATATGGACTGGCGGCGCATTGAGACACACTGAAGTGTTTTCTTACGCGGGTAACTCAGTAACGAGTGATATTGCTTTTGCTTTTGGTACGCCGGTTGGCGACGCTGAAGAGATTAAAGTAAAATATGGCTGTGCATTGAGCGAGTTAGTGAGCAAAGATGACACGGTTAACGTACCAAGTGTTGGTGGAAGACCATCAAGAATTTTAAAGCGTCAGGAACTTTCTGGCGTTATTGAAGCACGTTATGCTGAATTAATGGGCTTCATCAATCAGTCTGTTAATACCGTTCAAGCTCAATTAAGAGAAGATGGTATCAAGCATCACCTAGCGGCAGGCATTGTATTAACCGGTGGTGCTTCGCAAATGGAAGGTCTGGTTGAATGCGCTGAACGAATTTTTGGCGCAAATCGAGTTAGAGTCGGTAAGCCTATAGAGGTTAGCGGACTTACAGACTATGTTAAAGAGCCGTATCATTCTACGGCTGTGGGATTACTTCATTACGCAAAAGATAGCCAAATGAATGACGATGGTGAATATAGTGAACCAAAACGTTCCTCATTTACTTCATTCTTTAGTAGAATGCGTAATTGGATACAAAAAGAGTTTTAA
- the mutT gene encoding 8-oxo-dGTP diphosphatase MutT — MKRLHIVAAIILNGEKDKIFITKRHKDAHKGGFWEFPGGKVELDETPEKAMSRELFEEIGIEVTQQSLFEHLEYDYPDKSLKFDFFTVTGFENEPYGKEGQQGEWVEIGLLEDYAFPEANISILKKVMKQYG, encoded by the coding sequence ATGAAACGCTTACACATAGTTGCAGCAATCATTCTTAACGGTGAGAAAGATAAAATCTTTATTACTAAGCGCCATAAAGATGCGCATAAAGGAGGGTTTTGGGAGTTTCCTGGCGGTAAAGTCGAGTTAGATGAGACCCCGGAGAAGGCAATGAGCAGAGAATTGTTTGAAGAGATTGGCATTGAAGTGACCCAGCAATCACTCTTTGAGCATTTGGAATATGATTATCCTGACAAGTCTCTGAAGTTTGATTTTTTTACGGTGACGGGATTTGAAAATGAACCTTACGGCAAAGAAGGTCAGCAAGGAGAATGGGTGGAAATAGGATTATTAGAAGATTATGCTTTTCCTGAAGCCAATATCTCTATTCTAAAAAAAGTAATGAAACAATACGGGTAA
- a CDS encoding cell division protein FtsQ/DivIB, with product MNKAVSDLDYGGLNTTSQLSKTKKHAVGGMFLLLVLLSLGLLLQSTISWMLDEQRLPLSKLVLQGELEYVSGKDVQLALRSMDYVGTFMSQDVDVLQQVIVAIPWVAQASIRKQWPDLVKIYLVEHKASAIWNGNALLNTSGDVFNADVAELKEDRVKLYGPQGSSRGVLDTWRQVSPMFAPLGLKITSLVLNDRHAWQIILDNGIRLELGKESLIERVARFTSLYYRLGNESQRVSYVDLRYDTGAAVGWFPDNELEEEQEKLND from the coding sequence ATGAATAAAGCGGTAAGTGATCTTGACTATGGGGGTCTAAATACCACCAGTCAATTAAGTAAAACAAAAAAGCATGCTGTTGGTGGCATGTTCTTGCTGTTAGTATTGCTTTCCTTAGGCTTATTGTTGCAATCAACCATAAGTTGGATGCTTGATGAACAACGTCTCCCCTTATCAAAATTAGTGTTGCAGGGTGAACTTGAATACGTTTCAGGTAAAGATGTACAGCTTGCGCTACGAAGTATGGATTATGTGGGCACATTTATGTCGCAAGATGTAGATGTATTACAACAAGTCATTGTTGCAATTCCATGGGTTGCTCAGGCGTCAATTAGAAAACAATGGCCGGATTTAGTTAAAATATATTTAGTAGAACACAAGGCTTCTGCTATATGGAATGGTAATGCGCTACTGAATACGTCTGGTGATGTATTTAATGCTGACGTTGCAGAGCTGAAAGAAGATAGAGTCAAGCTCTATGGTCCACAAGGGAGTAGCCGCGGTGTGCTGGATACATGGCGACAAGTTAGCCCGATGTTTGCACCTTTGGGCCTCAAGATTACCTCTTTGGTGCTTAACGATCGTCATGCTTGGCAAATTATATTAGATAATGGTATTCGCCTTGAACTAGGCAAAGAATCATTGATTGAACGGGTGGCGCGTTTTACGTCACTTTATTATCGGTTAGGTAATGAGTCGCAACGCGTAAGCTATGTCGATCTTAGATATGATACCGGAGCGGCAGTTGGCTGGTTTCCGGATAATGAATTAGAAGAAGAGCAAGAGAAATTAAATGACTAA
- the carA gene encoding glutamine-hydrolyzing carbamoyl-phosphate synthase small subunit — MSKSAMLVLEDGTIFNGVSIGAEGSAVGEVVFNTSMTGYQEILTDPSYSQQIVTLTYPHIGNTGTNSEDEESSLIHAQGLVIRDLPLIVSNFRSEQTLSDYLKSQNIVGIADIDTRKLTRILREKGAQHGCIVAGDSLDESLALAKAKAFPGLKGMDLAKEVTTKEPFSWKQGSWQLIGGLPEAKDDSELPYHVVAYDFGAKRNILRMLVDRGCRLTVVPAQTSAEEVLVMNPDGIFLSNGPGDPEPCTYAIEATKVFLEKGLPIFGICLGHQILALASGAKTKKMKFGHHGANHPVKDLDRDVVMITSQNHGFSADEATLPENLRATHVSLFDGSLQGIHRTDKPAFSFQGHPEASPGPADAAPLFDHFIELIEQHSA, encoded by the coding sequence TTGAGTAAGTCAGCAATGCTCGTCCTAGAAGATGGGACAATTTTTAACGGAGTTTCCATTGGGGCAGAAGGTTCTGCAGTCGGAGAAGTCGTTTTTAATACCTCGATGACGGGGTATCAAGAAATCCTCACTGATCCTTCCTATTCCCAACAAATCGTCACCTTAACTTATCCTCACATTGGCAATACTGGCACTAACTCAGAAGATGAAGAATCTTCTTTGATTCATGCACAAGGCCTTGTGATTCGTGACCTTCCTCTTATCGTTTCTAACTTTCGTAGTGAACAGACTCTGTCTGATTATCTGAAATCACAAAATATCGTCGGCATCGCGGATATAGATACGCGTAAATTAACGCGTATTTTACGAGAGAAAGGTGCACAACATGGTTGTATCGTTGCCGGTGACAGTCTTGATGAGTCACTTGCTTTAGCGAAAGCAAAAGCGTTTCCCGGCCTCAAAGGCATGGATTTAGCCAAAGAAGTAACAACGAAAGAACCTTTCTCTTGGAAGCAGGGCTCTTGGCAATTGATTGGTGGGTTACCTGAAGCGAAAGATGATAGTGAACTTCCTTACCACGTAGTGGCATACGATTTCGGGGCAAAACGAAACATACTGAGAATGCTGGTGGATAGAGGCTGTCGTTTAACGGTTGTTCCTGCACAAACATCAGCTGAAGAAGTGTTAGTCATGAATCCTGATGGTATTTTCTTATCTAACGGTCCTGGTGATCCTGAACCGTGTACTTACGCGATAGAAGCGACGAAGGTTTTTCTTGAAAAGGGTTTACCAATATTTGGTATCTGTTTAGGGCATCAAATTCTTGCGTTGGCGTCAGGTGCAAAGACTAAGAAAATGAAGTTTGGGCACCATGGTGCAAACCATCCAGTTAAAGATTTGGATAGAGACGTAGTTATGATTACCTCTCAAAACCATGGTTTTTCTGCTGACGAAGCAACACTGCCTGAAAACCTTAGAGCAACACACGTTTCGCTTTTTGATGGCTCTCTACAGGGTATACATCGTACAGATAAACCTGCATTTAGCTTTCAAGGTCACCCAGAAGCAAGCCCTGGTCCAGCAGATGCTGCACCATTGTTTGACCACTTTATTGAACTTATTGAGCAGCACAGCGCATAA
- the ftsZ gene encoding cell division protein FtsZ, with amino-acid sequence MFEPMMEMSDDAVIKVVGVGGGGGNALEHMVRESIEGVEFISINTDAQALRKASVSTVIQIGGDITKGLGAGANPQVGRDSAIEDKEKLKEILSGADMVFIAAGMGGGTGTGAAPVIAEVAKELNILTVAVVTKPFGFEGKKRLAFAEQGIEELSKHVDSLITIPNEKLLKVYGRSVTLLEAFGYANDVLKNAVQGIAELITRPGMINVDFADVRTVMSEMGHAMMGSGVASGEERAEEAAEAAISSPLLEDIDLAGARGVLVNITAGLDMRLDEFETVGNTVKAFASDNATVVIGTSLDPDMTEEFRVTVVATGIGAEKKPEITLVAGSAAKPKPAMAATPVSQPVAAKVDEKTAQPLLKKEGVKPQPTAPSNSGQSQGSSNQSTAPKTEKESGYLDIPAFLRRQAD; translated from the coding sequence ATGTTTGAACCGATGATGGAAATGTCTGACGATGCTGTAATTAAAGTCGTTGGTGTTGGTGGTGGTGGCGGTAACGCATTAGAACACATGGTTCGCGAATCCATCGAAGGTGTGGAGTTTATTAGTATTAATACTGATGCTCAAGCCTTACGCAAAGCTAGTGTGAGTACTGTTATCCAAATTGGCGGTGACATTACTAAAGGACTAGGCGCAGGTGCTAACCCTCAAGTTGGCCGTGATTCAGCTATTGAAGACAAAGAAAAACTTAAAGAAATCCTTAGTGGCGCCGATATGGTATTTATCGCTGCTGGTATGGGTGGTGGAACGGGCACAGGTGCAGCACCAGTCATTGCTGAAGTTGCAAAGGAACTAAATATCCTAACTGTTGCCGTAGTAACGAAGCCATTTGGTTTTGAAGGCAAAAAGCGTCTTGCTTTTGCTGAGCAAGGTATTGAAGAGCTTTCTAAACATGTTGACTCTTTGATAACAATACCAAATGAAAAATTGCTTAAAGTATATGGTAGAAGCGTAACACTACTAGAAGCGTTTGGTTATGCTAACGATGTTCTAAAGAATGCCGTTCAAGGTATCGCAGAGCTTATTACGCGACCAGGTATGATCAACGTTGACTTTGCAGATGTAAGAACAGTTATGTCTGAAATGGGTCATGCGATGATGGGTAGTGGCGTTGCAAGCGGTGAAGAACGTGCAGAAGAAGCGGCAGAAGCAGCAATATCGTCTCCACTTTTAGAGGATATTGACTTAGCGGGTGCTCGTGGAGTATTGGTTAACATTACTGCTGGTTTAGACATGCGTCTGGATGAATTCGAAACAGTAGGTAATACAGTTAAAGCATTTGCATCGGATAATGCAACGGTTGTTATTGGTACCTCTCTAGACCCAGATATGACAGAAGAGTTCCGCGTAACGGTTGTAGCAACAGGCATTGGCGCAGAGAAGAAACCTGAAATTACATTAGTTGCAGGTTCTGCGGCAAAACCGAAGCCAGCAATGGCGGCAACACCGGTTTCACAACCCGTTGCAGCAAAAGTGGATGAAAAAACGGCACAACCTTTGCTTAAGAAAGAAGGGGTGAAGCCACAACCGACAGCACCGTCAAATAGTGGTCAGTCGCAAGGCAGTTCAAACCAAAGCACGGCTCCTAAGACGGAAAAAGAAAGTGGCTATTTGGATATACCAGCATTTCTTCGTCGTCAAGCCGATTAA
- the lpxC gene encoding UDP-3-O-acyl-N-acetylglucosamine deacetylase produces MIRQRTLKEIVKTTGVGLHSGRKVTLTLRPAAANTGVIYRRTDLDPAVDFPADPASVRDTMLCTALVNDEGVRISTVEHLNAALAGMGIDNVIVEVDAPEIPIMDGSASPFVYLLQSAGIETLNAPKRFIRIKKPVRFEDGDKWAELVPYNGFRMDFEIEFEHPAIDADEQRLLFDFSSNAFIKDISRARTFGFMHDIEYLQSQNLCLGGSFDCAIVLDEYRILNEEGLRFDNEFVTHKVLDAIGDLYMCGHSIVGELRAYKSGHALNNQLLRAVLADQEAWEWATFEEEAGSPVAFAEPNMVLA; encoded by the coding sequence ATGATCAGACAACGTACTCTGAAAGAGATCGTAAAAACGACTGGAGTTGGTTTACACTCTGGGCGTAAAGTTACGCTTACCTTGCGTCCAGCAGCAGCAAACACTGGTGTTATCTATCGTCGTACCGATTTAGATCCTGCGGTTGATTTCCCAGCAGATCCAGCCTCCGTTCGTGATACCATGCTCTGTACTGCGCTTGTAAACGACGAAGGTGTACGAATTTCCACTGTTGAGCACTTAAATGCTGCTTTAGCAGGTATGGGAATCGATAATGTCATCGTAGAAGTTGATGCCCCAGAAATACCGATTATGGATGGTAGTGCGAGTCCCTTTGTGTACTTGTTACAATCAGCGGGTATTGAAACACTGAATGCACCAAAAAGATTCATACGCATTAAGAAACCCGTGCGCTTTGAGGATGGTGATAAATGGGCAGAGCTTGTTCCTTATAACGGTTTCCGTATGGATTTCGAAATTGAATTTGAACACCCTGCTATCGATGCTGACGAACAACGTCTTCTGTTCGATTTTTCCTCAAACGCATTTATTAAAGATATTTCACGAGCTCGCACATTCGGGTTTATGCATGATATTGAATATTTGCAATCGCAGAACTTATGCCTAGGTGGCAGCTTCGATTGCGCAATAGTGCTAGATGAATACCGTATTCTTAATGAAGAAGGCCTTCGATTTGACAATGAATTTGTCACCCATAAAGTTCTTGATGCTATTGGCGATCTTTATATGTGTGGTCATAGCATTGTCGGTGAACTTCGTGCCTATAAATCAGGTCATGCATTAAATAATCAATTGCTGCGCGCTGTTCTTGCTGATCAAGAAGCGTGGGAATGGGCGACATTTGAAGAAGAAGCCGGTTCACCTGTTGCATTTGCTGAACCCAATATGGTTCTAGCATAG
- the dapB gene encoding 4-hydroxy-tetrahydrodipicolinate reductase yields MVRIAIAGAAGRMGRNLVKATHHNLNSSVGAASERPESSLVGVDVGELCGEGHLDISLVDNLEKSISDFDVIVDFTVPKSTLANIELCKRHNKKMVIGTTGFTEEEKEIIDEAAKHISIIMAPNYSVGVNLVFKLLEKAAKVMGDYCDIEIVEAHHRFKIDAPSGTAIGMGEAIAGAMDNKLSDVAVYAREGITGERTKDEIGFATIRAGDIIGEHTAMFADIGERVEITHKATDRMTFANGAVKAAIWLNQKQAGFYTMSDVLGLNEL; encoded by the coding sequence ATGGTTCGAATTGCGATTGCAGGAGCAGCGGGTCGAATGGGCCGCAATTTAGTGAAAGCTACCCACCATAACTTAAACTCATCAGTTGGTGCTGCCTCTGAGAGGCCAGAATCCTCACTTGTTGGCGTTGATGTTGGCGAGTTATGTGGCGAAGGGCATTTAGATATTTCTCTTGTAGATAATCTTGAAAAATCGATATCTGATTTTGATGTAATTGTCGACTTTACCGTGCCAAAAAGTACGCTAGCGAATATTGAACTTTGTAAGCGACACAATAAAAAGATGGTTATTGGTACGACGGGTTTTACTGAAGAAGAAAAAGAAATCATCGATGAAGCGGCTAAGCATATCTCAATCATTATGGCTCCTAACTACAGCGTTGGCGTCAATCTTGTCTTTAAGTTGCTAGAAAAAGCAGCAAAAGTAATGGGAGACTACTGCGATATAGAAATAGTGGAAGCTCACCATCGATTTAAAATAGATGCACCTTCTGGTACTGCTATTGGAATGGGTGAAGCAATCGCGGGCGCTATGGATAACAAGCTGAGCGATGTTGCTGTCTATGCACGTGAAGGGATAACTGGCGAACGAACGAAAGACGAAATCGGCTTCGCAACTATTCGAGCTGGCGATATTATCGGTGAGCATACGGCTATGTTTGCAGATATTGGTGAACGAGTCGAGATTACCCATAAAGCAACAGATCGAATGACTTTTGCCAATGGTGCTGTAAAAGCTGCAATCTGGTTGAATCAAAAGCAAGCTGGTTTTTATACCATGTCTGATGTACTCGGCCTAAACGAGCTTTAA
- the secA gene encoding preprotein translocase subunit SecA, giving the protein MISKILTKVVGSRNDRTLRRLRKIVKQINNFEPDFEAFSDEELQAKTVEFRERLEKGESLDQLLPEAFATVREASKRVFGMRHFDVQLIGGMVLNSGQIAEMRTGEGKTLTATLSAYLNALPGRGVHIVTVNDYLASRDAETNRALFEFLGMTVGVNIPNMAPPEKQQAYQCDILYGTNNEFGFDYLRDNMAFRKEDRVQRDRFFAVVDEVDSILIDEARTPLIISGPAEDSSELYSKINTLIPSLKLQDQEDTEEYRGDGHYTLDEKSKQVHLTETGQEFVEELLVNNAMMEEGDTLYSPTNISLLHHVNAALRAHVLFERDVDYIVKDDEVIIVDEHTGRTMPGRRWSEGLHQAVEAKEGVKIQNENQTLASITFQNYFRLYEKLSGMTGTADTEAFEFQSIYNLETVVIPTNQPMVRDDMPDVVYRTEEEKFAAIIEDIKERVIKGQPILVGTVSIEKSELLSNALKKSKIKHNVLNAKFHEQEADIVAFAGAPEAVTIATNMAGRGTDIVLGGSWQAELNKIENPSEEQIQKIKENWQMEHDKVLASGGLHIIGTERHESRRIDNQLRGRSGRQGDAGSSRFYLSMEDSLLRIFTSDRMAGLIQSGMDEGEAIESRMLSRSIEKAQRKVEGRNFDIRKQLLDYDDVANDQRKVVYELRDELMEVDDISEMIDHNRQDVFDSVMDEYIPHQSLEDMWNIEGLQDRLKNDFDLDLPIQTWLDEDDKLYEEALRERIHNTAVEVYRSKEDTVGEQVLRNFEKSVMLQTLDNLWKEHLAAMDHLRQGIHLRGYAQKNPKQEYKRESFELFENLLDMLKVDVIMILSKVRVQQQEEVERMEAQRQAQAEESARRQQFEHQSAENQLGDDSEGGDGTQQPMVREERKVGRNEPCPCGSGKKYKQCHGKIG; this is encoded by the coding sequence ATGATAAGTAAGATACTGACTAAAGTTGTTGGCAGTCGTAATGATCGAACTCTGCGTCGATTACGAAAGATTGTAAAACAAATTAATAATTTTGAACCAGATTTTGAAGCTTTTTCAGATGAAGAGCTACAAGCTAAAACCGTTGAATTTCGTGAGCGTCTAGAAAAAGGTGAATCACTAGACCAGCTCCTTCCGGAAGCTTTTGCGACGGTTCGTGAAGCGTCTAAACGTGTTTTTGGCATGCGTCATTTCGATGTTCAGCTTATTGGTGGTATGGTCCTCAACTCAGGGCAGATTGCCGAGATGCGTACTGGTGAAGGTAAGACACTTACTGCGACCCTATCAGCCTATTTGAATGCGTTACCTGGAAGAGGCGTTCATATCGTAACGGTGAACGATTACCTTGCAAGCCGTGATGCAGAAACAAACAGAGCTCTTTTTGAATTCTTAGGTATGACCGTTGGTGTCAACATTCCCAATATGGCACCACCAGAGAAACAACAAGCGTATCAGTGCGATATTCTTTACGGAACAAACAATGAGTTTGGCTTTGATTATCTTCGCGATAACATGGCATTCCGCAAAGAAGACCGCGTACAAAGAGATCGCTTCTTTGCGGTTGTCGATGAAGTTGACTCCATCCTTATTGATGAAGCACGTACACCACTCATTATTTCAGGTCCGGCTGAAGATAGTTCAGAGCTCTATTCAAAAATCAATACCCTAATTCCTTCTCTTAAACTGCAAGATCAGGAAGATACAGAAGAGTATCGAGGGGATGGTCACTACACGCTTGATGAAAAATCTAAGCAGGTTCACCTGACTGAAACAGGTCAAGAGTTTGTAGAAGAACTTCTCGTTAATAATGCCATGATGGAAGAGGGAGATACCCTCTATTCTCCAACCAATATTAGCCTACTTCATCATGTCAATGCAGCACTTCGCGCCCATGTATTGTTCGAAAGAGATGTCGATTACATCGTAAAAGATGATGAAGTCATTATAGTCGATGAACATACGGGTCGTACCATGCCGGGACGCCGCTGGTCTGAAGGTTTGCATCAGGCGGTTGAAGCAAAAGAAGGCGTTAAGATTCAGAATGAAAACCAAACATTAGCTTCAATTACTTTCCAGAACTATTTCCGTTTGTATGAAAAACTGTCAGGTATGACTGGTACTGCGGATACAGAAGCGTTTGAATTTCAATCTATTTACAATTTAGAGACCGTTGTTATTCCAACGAATCAACCTATGGTTCGTGATGACATGCCGGATGTGGTGTATCGCACAGAAGAAGAAAAATTTGCTGCGATCATTGAAGACATTAAAGAGCGAGTGATAAAAGGCCAACCGATACTTGTTGGTACTGTTTCAATCGAGAAATCTGAACTACTTTCTAATGCTCTTAAAAAGTCTAAAATCAAACACAACGTTTTGAACGCCAAATTCCACGAGCAAGAAGCGGATATCGTTGCCTTTGCAGGGGCTCCTGAAGCCGTGACGATTGCTACCAACATGGCGGGTCGTGGTACAGATATCGTATTGGGCGGTAGCTGGCAAGCGGAATTGAATAAGATAGAAAACCCAAGCGAAGAACAGATTCAAAAAATAAAAGAAAACTGGCAGATGGAGCACGACAAAGTGCTTGCGTCTGGAGGATTGCACATCATTGGTACAGAGCGTCACGAATCTCGTCGTATCGATAACCAATTGCGCGGCCGTTCAGGTCGTCAAGGTGATGCAGGTTCTTCTCGTTTTTATCTATCAATGGAAGATTCACTCCTTCGTATCTTCACCTCTGATCGTATGGCGGGTTTGATACAAAGCGGTATGGATGAAGGTGAAGCTATAGAAAGTCGTATGCTTTCTCGTTCTATTGAAAAAGCTCAGCGTAAAGTAGAAGGCCGTAACTTTGACATTCGTAAGCAGCTTCTCGACTACGATGATGTTGCCAATGACCAACGTAAGGTCGTCTATGAACTACGTGACGAGCTTATGGAAGTGGACGATATCAGTGAGATGATCGACCACAACCGCCAAGATGTATTTGATTCGGTCATGGATGAATATATTCCACACCAATCACTTGAAGATATGTGGAATATAGAAGGCTTGCAAGATCGTCTTAAAAACGACTTTGATCTTGATCTGCCAATTCAAACTTGGTTAGATGAAGACGATAAGCTTTACGAAGAAGCACTTCGTGAACGTATTCATAATACAGCAGTAGAAGTTTATAGATCGAAAGAAGATACGGTGGGTGAGCAAGTCCTTCGTAACTTTGAAAAATCTGTCATGTTACAGACACTTGATAACCTATGGAAAGAACACCTTGCGGCAATGGATCATCTTCGTCAAGGTATTCACTTGCGTGGCTATGCACAGAAGAACCCTAAACAAGAATACAAACGTGAATCGTTCGAACTGTTTGAAAACTTGCTAGATATGCTTAAAGTTGATGTGATCATGATCTTGAGTAAAGTCCGTGTTCAACAACAAGAAGAAGTTGAGCGTATGGAAGCGCAACGTCAGGCTCAAGCAGAAGAATCTGCCCGTAGACAACAGTTTGAACATCAGTCAGCGGAAAACCAATTAGGCGATGATTCCGAAGGTGGTGACGGAACGCAGCAACCAATGGTACGTGAAGAACGTAAAGTAGGCAGAAATGAACCTTGCCCATGTGGTTCAGGTAAAAAATATAAGCAATGCCACGGTAAAATTGGTTGA